TGATTACGTTTTTTAGGAGTCATCCTTGGCTTAAAAGTTGAGACTGACAATTTGTCATTGACCTTGAACTGTGGACAAAACAATGTAATCTCAGTGATGATCATCATTAATAGTATTTcttgttgtttgttggtttaattGGTAGCAGGATTAAACAAAAATGTTCAACATTTTCTGTTAATTCTGTTGAGGATAGATCCAGGAAAAGCTCTAGgattgaatttttttaattttatgacAAATCTTATTTTTGCGATTAgacatctttcttttttcttgtatATTTTTAATATGAGAACAAGCTGTATACACATATGAAGCCTTAACTAGCAtgcttttcttattattttatttatttttatttctgtataaaCTATAAACTGTGTATCTATCATTTCTCTAGAATGGATTGTCAGCATGGATTGTGAAGTACTATTTCTAGAGTAAACCCTTAATATAAAAAAGTTGCATCTGAACTTCTAAGGTCTTCCAATCCATTTTGATAGATTTTCACTTGTCCCATTCTCTACAAGAATACAGCTCAACCTTATAAACCTCTGCTGCAATTCCACGTAACTCCCTGtgttgctccactgctgtgTCATCCCCATGGTTGAGGCTCATCCAATTTCACCATTTAGCACAGAAATCACAAATGTGTAAAAGGCAGCCCTGCCACAAATTGGCAGCCTGACTGAGTTAAATTACATTCATATTTGATTATATCATTGCAGGTTACCATCTCCCCCACACATCCTGGCAGTAGGCTGCTGTAAATTAAGATAAGCATAAGAATGTCTTCCCGCCCTTCTCTGTTACGCAGGGTTTCCACAAACTAGGTGAAGGGGTGAACCATCCTCACACATAAAGGATCTTTGAGGTCTGAGGCGTTTATGGCAAGTGTTGGCCACGAGCTCAGGAGCCACAGCCAAGAGTCATCAGAACAGTTTCCTCCAAAtctgtaataaataaaaacgttTTCTTTTAACTGGGACCAACAAAAACACTCGAGGGTCATTCCCAACACGTCAAGTCTCTGAGCCACGTTTACAGCAAACAATGGGTGAATGGAGGCGATCATGAATGTGGGTTACAGGCTTCTCGTTGTCTCTGGAAAGTCGATTTTAGTGAAGCGAACAGAACTTTAAGTGCTTAGTGGTTTAATCACAGAATCACAGATTTCAGTTGGAATACAGAAAGCTCAAAGTTTCACAGCATCCAGCTTCAAGACCAGAATCCTAATGAACATTtattcttgacattttatttttgcttgttttcaaggcaagaattattcccttttttctttttttgccccCTGTTGTTCTTGATCTGTTGCTGATTTATCCTCCACGTGGTCCACCGAAGCCCCCGAGACTCAGCCTGCCACATGTCGGACTCCTGCAGATCACACACTGCACATTGTCACCAAGCCTTTTAATGGTCGTTTGTTTGTTCACATGTGTTGCATCCTGAGACGTGATCGGCATTTTCTGTAGACTCTTTCAAAGGTGCGCCGGAACAATCTCAATGGAGCGGCCGGAGAACAGGGAGAGCCATTTTCATCACGGCGCACACAGAGGCTGCCTTGTCTCCCTCCACCGAAGTCAAATGTCTTAATGGGTGATAATGCTAGCTTAGCTATATCAGATTTAGCTCCTTGGTTTCTTTTTTGGCACGAGTCATGGAGCCCTTTCAACAAAGAGATGTGCCACAAAGACGTTTAACCGAAACCAAGACAAAGAGCAAGAAAATCCCACTTTGGAAATCATGCTTATATACGAGCTGTTTAAAAACTGCTTCTGCAAATATGAGATGTTTTATAACCTCAATAATAATTAACTGGTAAAATGCACTCATCTTGACTTTTATTGGCATAATAGTCCATGGGCAACATGTGAGTAGTCTGCAGCATGAAACAAAGGCACAAAGCCATTCAAGTAGATGAAGTTTGTGTAAACTCTGGAGATGAGGCAGCTCAATgtatagcacacacacacacactcacacacacacacatgcacacacgcagacaagcactcactcacacacagacacacacgcactagTGGAGGAGGTCATCTTCATAGTATCCCGAAGATGAGGTCCGGCTGCAAGAGGACAAAATCATTTGAGAGCTCGTGACAGTGACATGTTAACAGGAAAACTCAAACGCGTCAAAGGCTTCAGTCCGTCACTCACGCGCTGCAGGAGGTGCCGTCCCGTGAACGAGCGGGAGTCTGGAGGCCGGCCATCTTGCCCCACCGCCTTGCAGCGTAGAAAACCATAGAGGTTGGCCGCTTGGAGGGAGATGCTGGCTACGATCAGATACTGGGGGAGAAAGACGGAAGGACAGGATGCATTAGACAGACATGTTTTAATGATGTTAGATGTTATGCAAGTGACATTTGTCTCACCAGCCACTTAATCTTCAGGGAGAACAGGCAGGTGAAGAAGAACACCGTCCAGATGAGAGGACAGATGATTAACccaagccaaaatatcctctcctctacctccgTCCCAGTGTTGTTGCCCCGGGAGGTCTGGACAAActccatacaaacacacacacaaacacacagagacacacacacacacacacacaaccatgcaACAGCCCGTGTTAAACAACCCCCCCAAAAAGGCTCCTCCAAGTTCCAAATGGCACAGGACAATGACAGGGTCTCACTTTCTTGGCCTCAAACACCCAGAGGCTCCTTCCGTCCTCGTCGATCTGATTCCACCAGCGCAGCCCCACCAGCAACCTGCCAGTCACATTCTGACACAACACAGGGCAAACAAAGACCGTGCATAACAGGGCGAGAcaggggggggaagagggatTCATGGCTGATCTACAGACAGTTGGTCGCTTGTACCTTGACGGACCAGAAGTCAAAAGAAAGCAGAGTTATGATCAGGACGAAACACGAGGCAAAGTTCTTGCTGATCCAGTCACAGAGCAGATAGGCCACGATGGCAAGCACCCGGAAGAACAGGTGGAAGAAGGAGGCCACCGGGTGTCTGCAGTCAGACACATGTCAGAGAAGAAGGGAAGATGAATGGAGCAGCAGACGTGTTGTACAGCAAACAACACCAAACAAGACCAATTCAAAAGAtaatatgtgcaaatatataatcacattTTATATGCAAGTCATTTAATTCAGCTCGAGTCTCTCTATTGATTCCTCGTTATCttactttatttaatctttttcaCTTATCTTATGtgctttttaatgttgttttattgtgcCATATAGAAAGAAAAATTACAGAACTTAAATAACAAAGAAATAAGCCATATTAATGAGTATGATTTATTACTGAGTTCCATTAGATTCTAACAGGTCTCCATTGATTTGAGCaattttgaaaacacaaaatgaaaaagctATTGACTGCCATTTGTCAGCGGTGGAGACAGACATTTTATTAAGTAAAGTACCACATTAACTTTTCCACTTGAGTTAAAGTAAGTTATTTTATATGTGTCAAGTAAAATGTCACATGTCaagataattaaataaaaaggtaaGTATCataatcataaaataaatggaaaggCTGTAAACCCTCCCATCCTTGAATTCAAAAGTAGCCAAAATGATTCATCAGCCATTAAGTATCTCTCCTAAAGTCCGAACAAATTGTTTGAAGTCACGTCCAAGTCCATTTCTATTCAAATCAGTTATTGTGTAGTAGTTGGGTAAGTTTAAATTTCTAAATCACAGAGATTGTCGATTCCAccgatgttgttgtgttgttgtgttgttgtgttttgctcTGTTCTATCTTCTCTATTGGGCATCCTCTGGTCTGTGTCCTCTGGTCTGTGTTGTTGTATTGCAACAACACAGTGATGCAACTGGGAACACTTCTATTGTCATATTAACTAACCACTGGTCCACTGGTCTCTTCTGAATCCTGAATTCTGACTTTCACTAGTTCTCCCGTGACGTTTACATTTTGGGCGAAATTAATCTGAACCTGatttggacttttaattgcgttgaattccatttttttttcgaTATATtgaatgaatgtgttttaaaatgttgatgTATACTAGTAATTTTCTGTGAAGGTGTTTGTTTGATAGAGACTTTGATAGTgttatgcatgtgtttgtattcGCTGTGTTTCATTGTGTACCTGTCTAAGGACTGACAAATAAGCTAAATCTGGCATAAATCCTCTCTTCTCATTTTGAGTGTAATGTTTTGGTGCATTTTCCTtgtttaaaagaataaataatccAACATAAAAATCATTGaaatacagatatttgctgatatatgaGTGTAAAAGTGAAATATACCTAAAGTACTTAACAACAGTAACGAAGTAAATGTACTctgtatataaagtatatatatatatagaaccgtctcctgcggtgcacctcATCATGACTGCGCCTCCTCGCGTCCTCTCCTGCTCGTTCAGCTCCACATCCTCCGTTTCATCCGCCATCGTCTGACaaggacacaacacacagcacagggaGGAACCTCAGTGTCTCGTGTTCTGTGTAACCCGCGGCTCAGGTGGACCGGGAGACAGATGTGGACCAGGAGACAGATGTGATCCAGGAGCGCTGACAGATGTGCGAGGATGCTTTGAGGTGCAGGAAACTCGGTGTCACAGTGAAATGAGACCGACCTAAACAATCTCTTCTGTCACTTGTTTGTGGCAGCAATAGATCCAAAGTCACTCCGTGGAAATGTGATCGGATCAGTGGAGTGTTGGTTTTGCAGTGCTGAGGTAATTTATGAGAAAAGGTAAAAAGACTTACGTGTGATTtggtgaaaaaaacaatccttatGAGAAATTTAAAAGAGCGACCACGGCAGGACTCGAACCTGCAATCccctgattcgaagtcagatgccttatccattaggccacgcGGCCGGTACTTTTAGCAGGTCACATTCGGTATTTGAATTTAATACCAGTTAATATCATATAGGATAGTGATAATATTTAGGCTTTTATCGAggcttatatatttatataatatataaaggtATATTATCAAGATTAGAATAAGGCTACAGCGGCTCTGTTGCCCCACTGTTCTCCCCAGTCGATCGCTTTGTCGGGTTGCAGTCATCCAATCCGCTGGGAGGCGCTAGCGCCCCGTGTtgcctgtgttgttgttgctgcttccACGCTGAAGGAACATGCTCCTCGTCTGTGCAGcgatttaaaaacatgtttcaatAAATTAAGCCAGTTCACttatacacacaaagacaaggTGAGATGACTTTTGTTTGGCTATCA
Above is a genomic segment from Pleuronectes platessa chromosome 7, fPlePla1.1, whole genome shotgun sequence containing:
- the LOC128444106 gene encoding Golgi apparatus membrane protein TVP23 homolog A codes for the protein MFLNRCTDEEHVPSAWKQQQQHRQHGALAPPSGLDDCNPTKRSTGENSGTMADETEDVELNEQERTRGGAVMMRHPVASFFHLFFRVLAIVAYLLCDWISKNFASCFVLIITLLSFDFWSVKNVTGRLLVGLRWWNQIDEDGRSLWVFEAKKTSRGNNTGTEVEERIFWLGLIICPLIWTVFFFTCLFSLKIKWLYLIVASISLQAANLYGFLRCKAVGQDGRPPDSRSFTGRHLLQRPDLIFGIL